The following are encoded together in the Sinorhizobium terangae genome:
- a CDS encoding extracellular solute-binding protein, producing the protein MPNWFKLTKAVLLAGGLMTTVAHAEETVTWWDFFGGGDGVRMKQMVADFNEAHKGEIKIDATTLEWGTPFYSKVQTSTAVGEGPDIMTYHASRIPLAVKQGILQEITADDWKTMGLGQSDYAPATWEAVSIDGKQYAVPLDTHPIVLYYNKDLLKKAGVLGDDGKPKGMDSRENFTATLKALKAAGVKFPLGSVTADGNFMFRTVYSFMGQQDGELMTDGEFLAGDSAKKLENSLAVLSEWTKEGLQSTYTDYPATVALFTSGEAAMMINGVWEVPTMTDLKKNGKLFEWGAVELPVIFNHPSTYADSHTFALPANKGKDMSPEKRAAVLEVMSWMSKNSLFWATAGHIPAYGPVTNSAEYKAMEPNHTYSSLTANMIFDPKTPLAGIAGPIFDVMSNFFVPTLNGEMEPAKAVEEIKTGLADL; encoded by the coding sequence ATGCCGAATTGGTTTAAACTTACGAAGGCAGTGCTTTTGGCGGGAGGTCTCATGACCACCGTCGCCCACGCCGAGGAAACCGTCACATGGTGGGACTTCTTCGGCGGCGGTGACGGCGTTCGCATGAAACAAATGGTCGCCGATTTCAACGAGGCCCACAAGGGCGAGATAAAGATCGATGCGACCACGCTGGAATGGGGAACGCCATTTTACTCCAAGGTCCAAACCTCTACGGCGGTTGGCGAAGGCCCTGATATCATGACGTATCACGCCAGCCGCATCCCGCTGGCGGTGAAGCAGGGCATTCTGCAGGAAATCACCGCCGACGACTGGAAGACGATGGGCCTCGGACAATCTGACTACGCCCCCGCGACTTGGGAGGCTGTGAGCATCGACGGCAAACAGTATGCGGTGCCGCTCGATACGCACCCAATCGTCCTTTATTATAACAAGGACCTGCTCAAGAAAGCCGGAGTTCTCGGCGACGACGGCAAGCCGAAGGGCATGGACTCGCGTGAGAACTTCACCGCGACGCTGAAGGCCTTGAAGGCCGCTGGGGTCAAGTTCCCGCTTGGCTCGGTGACTGCGGACGGCAACTTCATGTTCCGCACCGTCTATTCCTTCATGGGCCAGCAGGATGGTGAGCTCATGACGGACGGTGAGTTTCTTGCTGGCGACAGCGCAAAGAAGCTCGAAAACTCTCTTGCCGTTCTGTCCGAATGGACGAAGGAAGGGCTTCAATCCACCTATACGGACTACCCTGCGACCGTGGCGCTCTTCACATCGGGTGAAGCTGCGATGATGATCAACGGGGTTTGGGAAGTCCCGACGATGACGGACCTCAAGAAGAACGGCAAGCTCTTCGAATGGGGAGCCGTCGAACTGCCTGTAATCTTCAATCATCCCTCCACCTACGCCGACAGTCACACCTTCGCGCTCCCTGCGAACAAGGGCAAGGACATGAGTCCCGAGAAGCGAGCCGCGGTCCTCGAGGTCATGAGCTGGATGTCGAAGAATTCCTTGTTCTGGGCGACCGCGGGGCATATCCCCGCATATGGTCCCGTCACGAACTCGGCCGAGTACAAGGCGATGGAGCCGAACCACACATACTCTTCGCTGACCGCAAACATGATCTTCGATCCGAAGACTCCGCTGGCGGGCATCGCTGGGCCAATTTTTGACGTGATGTCGAATTTCTTCGTGCCGACGCTCAATGGTGAAATGGAGCCCGCGAAAGCGGTCGAGGAGATCAAGACCGGTTTGGCCGACCTTTGA
- a CDS encoding carbohydrate ABC transporter permease, which yields MMLRNRRNEALFALALIAPFVAIYGLVFVYPTIRLFMISLTDAPLIGDGNFVGFDNYARLPSDRRFGTAVWNTAYFVLITVVPGTLVAFAIALGVNRLAGRLQAAILALFFLPYILPVSVVYLLWDWTLNFQFGIAMYLFDMLGIARIPVFKSTAWFMPAVGIITIWWTAGFSILLFLAGLRTIPTEIYEAAALDNAGRWSTFRRITWPLMWPITALVLTIQLISQLKIFDQVYLFSVGGRPNDNVVLVYYVFQRAFQSDQGGRAAAVAVVLFVIVIVVSVLNFQLTRLSGGRDR from the coding sequence ATGATGCTCAGAAACCGGCGCAACGAAGCTCTCTTCGCCTTGGCGCTCATCGCGCCGTTCGTCGCCATTTACGGACTTGTGTTCGTCTATCCGACGATAAGGCTTTTCATGATAAGCCTGACAGATGCGCCCCTGATTGGCGATGGAAACTTCGTCGGGTTCGACAACTACGCACGCCTTCCTTCTGACCGACGGTTCGGCACCGCGGTATGGAACACGGCCTACTTCGTACTCATCACCGTCGTCCCTGGAACGCTTGTGGCATTCGCAATAGCGCTCGGCGTCAATCGTCTTGCCGGACGACTTCAGGCAGCCATACTCGCCCTGTTCTTCTTGCCATATATTCTTCCGGTCTCGGTCGTGTATCTCCTCTGGGATTGGACGCTGAACTTCCAGTTCGGCATCGCGATGTACCTTTTCGACATGCTCGGCATCGCGCGCATCCCCGTTTTCAAGTCGACCGCCTGGTTCATGCCCGCCGTCGGCATAATCACGATCTGGTGGACCGCAGGATTTTCCATATTGTTGTTTCTCGCCGGATTGCGAACCATCCCGACGGAAATCTACGAGGCTGCGGCCTTAGACAACGCCGGCAGATGGTCGACCTTCCGCCGCATTACTTGGCCTTTGATGTGGCCAATCACCGCGCTCGTACTGACCATCCAGTTGATTTCGCAGCTCAAGATTTTTGACCAAGTCTACCTCTTCTCAGTCGGCGGACGACCGAACGACAACGTGGTCCTGGTCTATTATGTCTTTCAGCGAGCGTTCCAATCGGATCAGGGAGGCAGGGCGGCAGCCGTCGCGGTGGTCCTATTTGTGATCGTCATTGTCGTGTCTGTTTTGAATTTTCAGCTGACACGCCTTTCGGGAGGGCGGGACCGATGA
- a CDS encoding carbohydrate ABC transporter permease, with product MTATTARRLNAIGLIITVITVICAIVWAFPLYWAVVSSLKPEHEVVRPYIELWPETFTISHYVFALTQTEIGRWYVNSILTAIAVTVLTVSSSLFCGYAISQLSFPLRNVLWWLILASFMVPMQTLIVNHFELVAGLGLINTWSGIVLPQLIHPVIIIVYKQFFDGVPKDFREAAVMDNASEWRILTKVYIPMNWGVTTALSIVCFIWSWNSFLWPFLAVTRTDMMTITVGITQVNDAFGVYYARQLTAAVLAGLPVAMAYLIFQRRVTEAITLSAGIKG from the coding sequence ATGACCGCGACAACAGCGCGCCGACTTAACGCCATCGGCCTCATTATCACTGTCATAACCGTCATCTGCGCCATCGTCTGGGCGTTTCCCCTCTACTGGGCTGTGGTTTCGTCACTGAAACCTGAGCACGAAGTCGTCAGGCCCTATATCGAGCTCTGGCCCGAGACTTTTACCATTTCGCATTATGTATTCGCCTTGACTCAGACAGAGATCGGGCGGTGGTATGTCAATTCCATTCTCACGGCGATAGCCGTCACGGTGCTAACTGTCAGTTCGTCACTGTTCTGCGGCTACGCCATCTCGCAGCTGAGCTTTCCGCTTCGGAATGTCTTGTGGTGGCTAATCTTGGCGAGCTTCATGGTCCCCATGCAGACCCTGATCGTGAATCACTTCGAATTGGTGGCCGGTCTTGGCCTAATCAATACCTGGAGTGGGATCGTGCTCCCGCAGCTCATTCATCCCGTCATCATCATCGTCTACAAGCAATTCTTTGACGGCGTGCCGAAGGATTTTCGCGAGGCGGCGGTTATGGACAATGCGTCTGAATGGCGGATTTTAACCAAGGTCTATATTCCTATGAACTGGGGTGTGACAACGGCGCTCTCGATCGTCTGCTTCATCTGGTCCTGGAACTCGTTCTTGTGGCCATTCCTTGCGGTGACCAGGACCGACATGATGACGATTACTGTGGGGATCACGCAGGTGAACGATGCCTTCGGGGTCTATTATGCAAGGCAGCTTACTGCGGCGGTTCTCGCCGGCCTGCCCGTGGCGATGGCTTACCTAATCTTTCAGCGGCGCGTCACTGAAGCGATCACGCTGTCAGCGGGTATTAAAGGCTAG
- a CDS encoding ABC transporter ATP-binding protein: MAEIRLENVSKSFGSVSVISNISLTVNAGELMVFLGPSGSGKSTLLRMIAGLETIDSGSLTIGGIRSEALPPGHRNVAMVFQNYALYPHMSVRDNMAFGLENIGLPAAEIETRVLMAARMLEMENLLSRKPAQLSGGQRQRVAIGRAIVKEPKAFLFDEPLSNLDAALRVRTRVELAQLHQRMKSTMIYVTHDQTEAMTLADRIVVLNQCKIEQIGTPMEVYLKPASRFVAGFIGSPGMNFLSVDVIRPGRTPIRFGNGFELEIEAPVPAPGRFDLGIRPESVRIMTGEIDPSRPSIEAQVGVVEQLGERTLAYCTLEDGSQLIAQDAGRSEVRPGDRVRVGLDPLAVHLFDADGKSYQAI, from the coding sequence ATGGCGGAAATTCGTCTGGAGAACGTTTCCAAGAGCTTCGGCTCGGTATCGGTAATCAGCAACATATCCCTGACGGTAAACGCCGGCGAACTGATGGTGTTTCTGGGACCATCGGGGTCGGGAAAATCAACGCTTCTTCGGATGATCGCCGGTCTGGAGACAATCGACTCCGGCTCTCTGACGATCGGCGGCATACGCAGCGAAGCGCTGCCGCCCGGCCATCGCAACGTAGCGATGGTTTTCCAGAACTACGCGCTTTATCCGCACATGTCGGTGCGGGACAACATGGCGTTCGGGCTTGAGAACATCGGGCTTCCGGCGGCGGAGATCGAGACGCGGGTCTTGATGGCGGCGCGAATGCTCGAGATGGAAAACCTGCTTTCTCGCAAACCCGCGCAGCTATCTGGTGGCCAAAGGCAGCGCGTAGCCATAGGGCGTGCGATCGTGAAGGAGCCAAAGGCGTTCCTTTTCGACGAACCTCTGTCGAACCTCGATGCCGCCCTGCGCGTGAGGACCCGCGTCGAGCTGGCGCAACTTCACCAGCGGATGAAGTCTACGATGATCTATGTCACGCACGACCAGACGGAGGCGATGACGCTGGCAGATCGGATCGTGGTGCTCAACCAATGCAAGATTGAGCAGATCGGGACGCCAATGGAGGTTTACCTCAAACCCGCGTCCCGCTTCGTCGCAGGTTTCATCGGAAGCCCAGGAATGAATTTTCTTTCGGTCGATGTCATCCGTCCAGGGCGGACACCCATCAGGTTCGGGAACGGGTTCGAGCTCGAGATTGAGGCCCCTGTGCCCGCGCCAGGCAGGTTCGATCTTGGCATACGGCCAGAGTCGGTCCGGATCATGACTGGCGAAATCGATCCCTCTCGTCCCTCGATCGAAGCACAGGTTGGCGTCGTCGAGCAACTTGGCGAGCGGACGCTGGCATATTGCACGCTCGAGGACGGTTCACAGCTTATCGCTCAGGATGCGGGGCGTTCCGAGGTCCGTCCGGGAGATCGCGTGCGCGTGGGACTCGACCCTCTGGCCGTTCACCTCTTTGATGCCGACGGGAAATCCTATCAAGCAATCTGA
- a CDS encoding HAMP domain-containing sensor histidine kinase yields the protein MFVMVWLCVAGSIALVFAILSFLPLTPFAEEVQERTTSFALDTASDLLARQGMLAVQDVISAFANADPSIRLSVKAVGAPLECAVSVSDTLVRRVVNSGKCYEVTAVPDDAYIWRQWPKLMPWASALLAAAGAAFWLANYFTGPVEQLRQGLGELARGNFGARIGEEVDRKRDEVAALAHDFDATASRLQEFQEVQQRLFHDVSHELRSPLSRLQAGLGVLRQNPARLNDMLERLEREIQRMDDLVGEILTLAKLAAAADQPLNRQRLDLIDLVREIVDDSTFEGASNQVAVEYDGEESFVTSVDGELIYRAVENVVRNAVKYSPPGSVVRVSSRRTSYSFELIVEDEGPGVPDSALESIFHPFRRFADTPADAAGFGLGLSITKQAFERHGGRIDASRISGSGLRMKMILPITEADAVLRTMPANRRPSAE from the coding sequence ATGTTCGTGATGGTGTGGCTGTGCGTAGCTGGATCCATCGCGCTGGTCTTCGCCATACTCAGCTTCCTGCCGCTCACGCCGTTTGCCGAAGAGGTCCAGGAGCGAACCACAAGCTTTGCCCTGGACACGGCTTCGGACCTGCTCGCTCGCCAAGGCATGCTTGCCGTGCAAGACGTCATATCGGCGTTCGCAAATGCGGATCCTTCGATCCGCCTGAGCGTGAAGGCGGTCGGCGCACCGCTTGAATGCGCGGTATCCGTCAGCGACACGCTTGTCCGGCGCGTCGTGAACTCGGGCAAATGCTATGAAGTCACGGCAGTCCCGGACGATGCCTACATTTGGCGACAGTGGCCCAAACTCATGCCGTGGGCTTCCGCCCTTTTGGCCGCGGCCGGCGCCGCGTTCTGGCTGGCGAACTACTTCACAGGGCCGGTCGAACAGCTTCGGCAAGGACTGGGGGAACTCGCTCGCGGCAACTTCGGTGCGCGGATCGGTGAAGAGGTCGACCGCAAGCGTGACGAGGTGGCTGCCCTTGCTCATGACTTTGATGCCACGGCTTCTCGTTTGCAGGAGTTTCAGGAGGTTCAGCAGCGCCTGTTTCACGACGTCTCCCATGAACTCCGGTCGCCTCTCTCGCGTCTGCAGGCTGGTCTAGGGGTGCTTCGCCAGAACCCAGCCCGGCTCAACGACATGCTGGAACGGCTGGAGCGGGAAATTCAACGTATGGACGATCTTGTCGGCGAGATCCTGACGCTTGCCAAGCTTGCGGCGGCGGCGGACCAGCCTTTGAACCGACAGAGACTTGATCTGATCGACCTCGTTCGCGAGATAGTGGACGACAGCACCTTCGAGGGAGCGTCGAACCAGGTCGCGGTCGAATACGACGGAGAAGAGTCGTTCGTGACGTCAGTAGATGGCGAGCTGATTTATCGAGCGGTGGAGAATGTCGTGCGGAACGCAGTGAAATACTCCCCGCCCGGATCGGTGGTCCGCGTGTCGAGCCGAAGAACGTCGTATAGTTTCGAGCTTATCGTCGAAGACGAAGGCCCCGGAGTTCCAGACAGCGCGCTCGAATCCATCTTTCATCCCTTCCGGAGGTTTGCCGATACCCCGGCCGACGCTGCCGGGTTCGGTCTGGGTCTGTCGATCACCAAGCAGGCATTCGAGCGGCATGGGGGCAGGATTGACGCATCGCGGATCTCCGGTAGCGGTTTGCGTATGAAGATGATTCTGCCGATCACAGAGGCAGATGCTGTTCTGCGCACGATGCCGGCAAACCGCCGGCCTTCCGCTGAATAA
- a CDS encoding response regulator transcription factor, translating to MPKVLLIDDDTELTTLLSEYLTEEGFDVETTDDARQGIASAAAGQGVDIIVLDVMMPRMNGIDALQRIRRLGDIPVLMLTAKGDDVDRISGLNLGADDYVSKPCSPGELVARIRAILRRTTGKTTDESETLQAGGLTLNPATRAAIWKGRHLEVTGTEFSILEVLARSAGQLVPKEEISRWAFGRGLTPFDRRIDVHISSVRQKLGLRDDGSSWIQSVRGQGYQLLRDG from the coding sequence ATGCCGAAAGTACTTCTGATCGACGATGACACGGAACTGACGACGCTGCTGAGCGAATACCTCACCGAGGAGGGCTTCGACGTCGAAACGACGGACGACGCACGGCAGGGGATCGCAAGCGCCGCTGCCGGTCAGGGAGTCGACATCATCGTCCTGGACGTAATGATGCCGCGGATGAACGGCATCGACGCGCTGCAGCGCATCCGCCGTCTGGGCGACATCCCGGTGCTGATGCTGACAGCGAAGGGCGACGATGTCGACCGCATCTCCGGGCTCAATCTCGGGGCTGATGACTATGTCTCGAAGCCCTGCTCGCCGGGCGAGCTGGTCGCGAGAATCCGGGCGATACTCCGGCGGACGACCGGCAAGACGACAGACGAGAGCGAGACACTGCAGGCGGGCGGGCTTACCCTCAACCCCGCGACGCGTGCGGCGATCTGGAAAGGTCGGCACCTGGAGGTGACCGGCACGGAGTTCTCGATCCTCGAAGTCCTCGCGCGCAGCGCTGGGCAGCTCGTTCCAAAGGAAGAGATATCCCGGTGGGCTTTCGGGCGCGGCTTGACGCCATTCGACCGGCGGATCGACGTCCACATAAGCAGCGTCCGGCAAAAACTCGGGTTGCGGGATGACGGCTCCTCCTGGATCCAGTCGGTCCGCGGTCAGGGCTACCAATTGCTGCGGGACGGCTGA
- a CDS encoding efflux transporter outer membrane subunit yields MKSHIKRKLKLVSLVCLAGSLSGCVVGPDYVKPSIAMPASWKTKGKHVHEAPPELAEWWKQFHDPVLNGLVTEAVHSNLDVATAKAKIRQARASLQQERGTLFPSLSEASSATRNKGTTTGTEPTVYSQYQAGFDASWEIDLFGGARRAVEAAVYAEQSSEEELRDTLVTLIGDVATYYVQAREYQQLVALAQRSAKSQRETAVLTTQQVAVGLASRVDVSKAEAQAASTQADVPSYQISYAKAVNRLAVLLGRSALDLDAQFRSAEPIPSPPRKMKVGIPADILNTRPDIRSAERQLAQATAKVGQAEANRYPSVSLTGAIDTSAASISDLGKKSTIGWSFGPSLTVPIFQGGQLKAAVGVAKAERDQHFFIYQSTVLNALEDVQNAIVSLNKSRARAASLAESVSGYRLAAKYSRDLLAAGESDLFDVLDADRSLYSAQEQLIQANADIATNYVSLNKALGGGWSGPIDVTVPRVEDGFVGPHLAMRKTGR; encoded by the coding sequence TTGAAGAGCCATATCAAGCGCAAATTGAAACTGGTCAGCCTTGTCTGCCTTGCCGGGAGTTTGAGCGGTTGCGTCGTCGGGCCGGACTACGTGAAACCGTCGATCGCGATGCCGGCCTCCTGGAAAACAAAAGGAAAGCACGTCCACGAAGCTCCTCCCGAGCTGGCGGAGTGGTGGAAGCAGTTCCATGACCCGGTCCTCAACGGACTCGTGACGGAGGCCGTCCACTCGAACCTGGATGTCGCGACGGCGAAGGCAAAGATCCGGCAGGCCCGGGCATCGCTCCAGCAAGAAAGGGGTACACTGTTTCCCTCGCTTTCCGAGGCGTCGTCGGCAACCCGCAACAAGGGGACCACGACAGGTACGGAGCCCACGGTCTATTCGCAGTACCAGGCTGGCTTCGATGCAAGCTGGGAGATCGATCTTTTCGGCGGAGCAAGGCGCGCAGTGGAGGCGGCTGTCTACGCCGAGCAATCTTCGGAAGAAGAATTGCGCGACACGCTCGTGACTCTGATAGGCGACGTCGCCACCTATTACGTCCAGGCTCGCGAGTACCAGCAGCTTGTGGCACTCGCCCAACGTTCGGCAAAATCCCAGCGCGAAACCGCCGTCCTCACGACGCAGCAAGTCGCAGTCGGACTGGCGTCCCGGGTCGATGTCTCCAAGGCGGAGGCGCAGGCGGCGTCGACCCAGGCCGACGTGCCGTCCTATCAGATCAGCTATGCCAAGGCCGTAAACCGCCTTGCTGTCCTGCTTGGCCGATCGGCACTTGATCTCGATGCGCAGTTCCGTAGCGCAGAGCCGATCCCGTCGCCGCCGCGCAAGATGAAGGTGGGAATTCCGGCGGATATCTTGAACACCCGGCCGGATATCCGATCGGCTGAGCGTCAGCTTGCCCAGGCAACCGCGAAAGTCGGACAGGCAGAAGCGAACCGATACCCTTCGGTCAGCCTAACGGGCGCGATCGACACCTCAGCGGCGAGCATCAGCGATCTCGGCAAGAAGTCGACCATCGGCTGGTCTTTCGGGCCCAGCCTGACCGTTCCGATCTTTCAGGGCGGACAGTTGAAGGCCGCGGTAGGTGTCGCCAAGGCGGAACGAGACCAGCACTTCTTCATCTATCAGTCGACCGTTCTGAACGCCCTCGAGGACGTGCAAAATGCGATCGTCTCGCTCAACAAGTCGCGAGCCCGAGCCGCCTCGCTCGCAGAATCCGTATCCGGTTATAGACTGGCGGCGAAGTATTCGCGCGACCTGTTAGCCGCCGGTGAGAGCGACCTCTTCGACGTCCTCGATGCCGACCGCTCCCTCTACTCCGCCCAGGAGCAGTTGATCCAGGCGAATGCGGACATCGCGACAAACTACGTGTCCCTCAACAAGGCCCTTGGCGGCGGCTGGAGCGGCCCCATCGACGTGACCGTGCCCAGGGTCGAAGACGGCTTCGTCGGCCCGCATCTCGCAATGCGGAAGACTGGACGATAA
- a CDS encoding efflux RND transporter periplasmic adaptor subunit: MKNIAIFAGTLATCLLLARGPAAAQEETQAPALTVSLVEPAKEQWPETIPVSGWLKPWHEATIASETSGLRIKEVLVDVGSVVKKGDVLVRLDQAGVLADLKKQEAAVETGKANLEKATSEAKRARDIASGVLSDQKRVEYFNTERTAQAALASEEAALEGQRIKVSQTTITAVDDGIITSRSASLGAVVSTGTELFRLTRQQRIEWQAEVPALSLLRVEPGQAAEIDAPDGRTFKGMVRLVAPTISDETGRAIVYVQLPEEPKPRAGLYVSGRIDITASKALTVPESSIVYRDGLAYVFVIDEESRAHRVRVKVGRRRSDRVEVSEGLAGGERVVQAGGAFLSENALVKIEEAAR, from the coding sequence ATGAAGAACATTGCAATATTCGCAGGCACCCTCGCGACGTGCCTTCTTCTCGCCCGCGGGCCGGCGGCGGCACAGGAGGAAACACAGGCGCCTGCGCTTACCGTGTCCCTGGTGGAGCCGGCAAAGGAGCAGTGGCCCGAAACCATTCCGGTCAGTGGGTGGCTGAAGCCTTGGCACGAGGCCACCATCGCCTCCGAAACCAGTGGATTGCGCATCAAGGAGGTTCTGGTCGATGTGGGATCTGTCGTGAAAAAGGGAGACGTCCTCGTGCGGCTTGATCAGGCTGGCGTCCTTGCTGACCTGAAAAAGCAGGAGGCGGCGGTGGAAACCGGGAAGGCAAATCTTGAGAAGGCAACGTCCGAGGCTAAGCGTGCGCGCGACATCGCCTCCGGAGTGTTGTCCGACCAAAAAAGGGTCGAGTACTTCAACACCGAGAGGACGGCGCAAGCCGCCCTCGCGTCCGAAGAGGCCGCTCTCGAAGGCCAGCGGATCAAGGTCTCGCAGACAACTATCACCGCCGTGGATGACGGGATCATCACGTCACGGTCGGCATCTCTCGGCGCGGTCGTGTCGACTGGTACCGAACTTTTCCGGCTGACGCGCCAGCAGCGCATTGAATGGCAGGCCGAAGTCCCGGCGCTGAGCCTTCTGAGGGTCGAACCGGGGCAAGCGGCCGAGATCGACGCGCCGGACGGGCGCACGTTCAAGGGTATGGTGCGGCTTGTCGCGCCGACGATCAGCGACGAGACGGGGAGAGCGATCGTCTACGTGCAGCTCCCAGAGGAACCGAAGCCTCGCGCCGGCCTCTACGTGTCCGGACGCATTGACATCACGGCGAGCAAAGCCCTTACGGTTCCGGAATCGTCCATCGTTTACCGCGACGGCCTCGCTTACGTGTTCGTGATCGACGAGGAAAGCAGGGCGCACCGCGTGCGGGTGAAGGTCGGCCGACGCAGGTCCGACCGGGTGGAAGTATCCGAGGGCCTGGCAGGTGGGGAGAGGGTTGTGCAGGCGGGCGGCGCCTTTCTGTCTGAGAACGCGCTGGTCAAGATCGAGGAGGCTGCGCGATGA